The following proteins come from a genomic window of Diorhabda carinulata isolate Delta chromosome X, icDioCari1.1, whole genome shotgun sequence:
- the LOC130902412 gene encoding protein lin-9 homolog, translating to MTNEKVAIKQEVMEDDDMEIDEDLPTLGPAALGLQRVGTQPPPKPTPTQPPQVLNARGMPARIRKKNRLFFDDDIVNTPHHRVPSAKKAKSTPSKKNTPVKVKVEKTDYKVTPKKTPSKDSKYHKDPTPPPINSPDRKIGQKIGLRLRNLLKLPKAHKWVCYEWFYSNIDRCLFDGENDFTICLKESFPELKTRELTRVEWTKIRRMMGKPRRCSQAFFNEERLELEKKRKKIRALQQRKATDMTSFKDLPPEIPMQLVIGTKVTARLRKPQDGLFTGSIDAVDTSNNTYRITFERQGLGTHSVPDYEVLSNEPPETISIMSFQAKFRPRNNVVFSPVKTPVVNNLKLRKDPLLSGSLLNTPPFSQHQEEGKIGGFPTRLLERMVLVTKILNVKQTKIKTLKSLNTEAEHLISFDEEITEDFERRYAGVLVDLEKLNFDLQKYLDEMQVYCQQIATEPSVAAMLTPSHLREKCREEAKDIVHKHHSIISSEKDSCQNPSVLDLITDLTALLLQVKNMSDVESNAYELQVLQGTMEQIKRTLSPANQRVFQTNVEVHMKHIEVGMNQFNHDKLLVDTKI from the coding sequence ATGACGAACGAGAAAGTAGCAATAAAACAAGAGGTAATGGAAGACGACGACATGGAAATAGATGAAGATCTACCAACTTTAGGTCCTGCAGCTTTGGGATTACAGCGAGTAGGTACACAACCTCCTCCGAAACCTACTCCAACTCAACCGCCTCAAGTTTTAAACGCCAGAGGAATGCCAGCTAGAATAAGAAAGAAGAATCGTTTATTTTTTGACGATGATATAGTAAATACACCGCATCATCGAGTACCAAGTGCGAAAAAAGCAAAATCTACTCCATCCAAGAAGAATACTCCGGTTAAAGTGAAAGTGGAAAAGACAGATTATAAGGTGACTCCTAAAAAAACTCCTTCGAAGGATTCCAAGTATCACAAAGACCCTACTCCTCCCCCAATAAATTCCCCGGATAGGAAAATAGGACAAAAAATCGGATTGCGGTTGAGGAATTTGTTAAAACTACCGAAAGCTCATAAATGGGTGTGCTACGAATGGTTTTACAGTAACATAGATAGATGTTTGTTTGACGGAGAAAACGATTTTACCATATGTTTAAAAGAATCATTTCCCGAGTTGAAAACACGAGAATTAACAAGAGTAGAATGGACGAAAATTCGTAGGATGATGGGGAAACCTCGTAGATGTTCACAAGCGTTTTTCAATGAAGAAAGACTGGAATTAgaaaagaagagaaagaaaatCAGGGCTCTACAACAAAGGAAAGCTACGGATATGACGAGTTTTAAAGATTTACCCCCTGAAATACCAATGCAATTAGTTATAGGTACTAAAGTGACTGCTAGGTTAAGAAAACCACAAGACGGTCTCTTTACTGGAAGCATAGACGCCGTAGATACTTCAAATAACACTTATAGGATAACATTTGAGAGACAAGGCTTAGGAACTCATTCGGTACCTGATTACGAAGTACTATCAAACGAACCACCTGAAACTATATCGATAATGAGTTTTCAAGCTAAATTTAGACCGAGGAATAACGTAGTGTTTTCACCAGTGAAAACTCCTGTagtgaataatttgaaacttcGAAAAGATCCCTTGCTTTCCGGTTCGTTGCTCAACACCCCCCCGTTTTCTCAACACCAAGAAGAAGGAAAAATAGGAGGTTTTCCCACTAGATTATTAGAAAGAATGGTACTAGtcactaaaattttaaatgtcaAACAAACCAAgataaaaactttgaaatcgTTAAACACCGAAGCAGAACATTTGATATCATTCGACGAAGAAATAACAGAAGATTTCGAAAGGAGGTACGCGGGAGTTTTGGTcgatttggaaaaattgaattttgatttacaGAAGTACCTCGACGAAATGCAAGTGTACTGTCAACAAATCGCGACTGAACCGAGCGTGGCAGCTATGCTAACCCCTTCGCATTTGAGAGAAAAATGCAGGGAGGAAGCTAAGGATATCGTACATAAACACCATTCGATTATTTCTTCGGAAAAAGATTCGTGTCAAAATCCGTCGGTGCTAGATTTAATTACGGACTTGACGGCTTTGTTGTTGCAGGTTAAGAATATGTCGGACGTGGAAAGTAACGCTTACGAATTACAAGTGCTGCAAGGTACAATGGAACAGATAAAGAGAACTCTGAGTCCGGCTAATCAAAGGGTGTTTCAAACGAACGTGGAAGTGCATATGAAACATATCGAAGTCGGTATGAATCAGTTTAACCACGATAAATTATTAGTTGATACGAAaatatga
- the LOC130901680 gene encoding nuclear pore complex protein Nup50 isoform X1, translating to MAGKRCATSELNHDNWDREEVPEEAGTFQKASDDSLKQRVIKTARRRNPISSVRVNDDNEKKSAFTSFTGFGKSSTPTSADFSFLSKINTPNTPPKQNGIEEKVENDKNDISSLKFNNNHSMDKSNDYFSKLKGLNQSVSNWIKKHVDTNPLINLQPIFRDYEKYFEELEKEKILKPPDVNNADSIVFKPTTSVPDSTTEKKQSDTAVTTKVSKESSSITSKPPSTAGSFSFGTTTKESLKTTPSFSFGTNTSSSTKISETSTVEATKSSNTTIPSFIFGAQPAKSTPFTFSSNTTSPSAKNTTNSTVSQITFGVPTNKDAPKPTFTFGNVSNKETTQATSTTTPSFSFGSLPSNSSISQFSTSSPFTFGNVVKPVTSGGDNKEEVGGGEEEESETPPSNEFTPVVEKDHVYTVRCKVFVKKDDKFGDRGVGSLYLKPIADTEKIQLVVRADTNLGNVLLNFILSENIPMKRLGKKDVMLVCVPTPEVKPPPVPVLIRVKSSEEADKLLETLEKYKK from the exons ATGGCTGGAAAACGATGCGCTACTAGTGAATTGAACCATGACAATTGGGACAGAGAAGAGGTCCCCGAGGAGGCAGGTACATTCCAAAAAGCATCAGACGACTCGTTGAAACAGAGAGTAATAAAAACAGCTCGAAGACGAAATCCTATTTCATCAGTGAGGGTCAACGATGATAATGAAAAGAAAAGTGCCTTCACATCTTTTACGGGTTTTGGAAAGTCGTCTACACCTACGTCTGctgatttttcgtttttatcaaaaataaatactccaAACACCCCGCCGAAACAAAAtggaattgaagaaaaagtggaaaacgataaaaatgatatttcttccttgaagtttaataataatcattcaATGGATAAAtcgaatgattatttttcaaaattgaaaggTTTAAATCAAAGTGTCTCTAATTGGATCAAAAAACACGTAGATACAAACCCACTTATAAATCTACAACCAATATTCCGTGATTATGAGAAATATTTCGAAGAactagaaaaagagaaaattctaAAGCCGCCGGATGTTAATAACGCGGATTCAATAGTTTTTAAACCGACAACTAGTGTTCCTGATAGTACTACAGAGAAAAAGCAATCAGATACTGCTGTAACAACTAAAGTTTCCAAGGAAAGTAGCAGTATTACAAGTAAACCTCCATCTACAGCTGGATCTTTTTCATTCG GTACAACAACTAAGGAATCCTTGAAAACAACACCGTCATTTTCATTTGGCACAAATACTTCCTCGTCTACAAAAATTTCTGAAACTTCAACCGTCGAAGCAACAAAATCTTCTAATACAACAATACCGTCTTTCATTTTTGGTGCTCAACCAGCTAAATCCACTCCATTTACATTCTCTTCTAACACTACTTCACCTTCAGCGAAAAATACTACAAATTCAACTGTGTCCCAAATTACTTTTGGTGTACCTACAAATAAAGATGCTCCCAAACCAACTTTTACATTCGGAA ATGTCAGTAATAAAGAAACTACACAAGCTACAAGTACAACAACCCCTTCGTTTTCTTTTGGATCTTTACCTTCTAATTCGTCCATTTCACAATTTTCTACTTCTTCTCCATTTACGTTTGGAAATGTAGTTAAACCAGTTACAAGTGGAGGTGATAATAAAGAAGAAGTAGGAggaggagaagaagaagaaagtgaaaCACCACCTTCTAATGAATTCAccccggtcgtggaaaaggatCATGTTTATACCGTCAG atgTAAAGTATTTGTGAAAAAAGATGACAAATTCGGTGACAGAGGTGTGGGGAGTCTTTATTTGAAACCTATAGCGGATACGGAAAAAATTCAACTTGTAGTTAGAGCCGATACAAACCTCGGTAACGTTCTTctgaattttatattatcagAAAACATACCGATGAAGAGGTTAGGGAAAAAAGATGTAATGTTGGTATGTGTGCCGACTCCAGAAGTGAAACCACCACCAGTTCCTGTTTTAATACGAGTAAAATCATCAGAAGAAGCCGATAAACTATTAGAAACCCTggaaaaatacaagaaatag
- the LOC130902456 gene encoding probable dimethyladenosine transferase: MPKVKVEKKKKSQNGVVKQGILFNKDFGQHILKNPMVITSMLDKSGLRPTDVVLEIGPGTGNMTVKLLEQVKRVIACEIDTRLVAELQKRVQGTHLQSKLEIQVGDVLKSDLPFFNVCVANIPYQISSPLVFKLLLHRPFFRCAVLMFQQEFAQRLVAKPGDKLYCRLSVNTQLLARVDMLMKVGKNNFRPPPKVESSVVRIEPRNPPPPINYTEWDGLTRIAFNRKNKTLGSAFRQTAVLVALEKNFKVHCSLNNKGLPEDFNIKEKVEEILVKVEADQKRARTMDIDDFIRLLHAFNVEGIHFS, from the exons ATGCCGAAAGTGAAagtagaaaaaaagaaaaaatcacaaaatggTGTGGTTAAACAAGGTATTCTTTTCAATAAAGACTTCGGTCAACATATTTTAAAGAATCCTATGGTGATAACATCGATGCTGGATAAATCTGGTCTAAGACCTACCGATGTAGTTCTAGAAATAGGTCCAGGAACGGGTAATATGACTGTTAAACTGTTAGAACAAGTTAAACGCGTGATAGCGTGCGAAATAGATACAAGGTTAGTTGCAGAATTACAAAAAAGAGTACAAG GTACACATTTGCAATCCAAATTAGAAATTCAAGTAGGGGATGTTTTAAAAAGTGATTTACCGTTCTTTAATGTTTGTGTAGCTAACATACCTTATCAAATATCGTCACCattagttttcaaattattgctgCACAGACCGTTTTTTCGATGTGCTGTACTAATGTTTCAACAAGAATTTGCTCAAAGATTAGTAGCCAAACCCGGCGATAAATTATATTGCCGTTTATCAGTTAATACACAATTATTAGCTAGGGTAGATATGTTGATGAAAGTTGGTAAAAATAACTTTAGGCCTCCGCCTAAAGTTGAGTCTTCAGTAGTTAGGATCGAACCTCGGAATCCGCCGCCTCCAATAAACTACACCGAATGGGATGGTTTAACAAGAATAGCTTTCAATAGGAAGAATAAGACGTTAGGAAGTGCTTTTCGGCAGACTGCAGTTTTGGTtgctttagaaaaaaattttaaagtacATTGCAGTTTAAATAATAAG GGATTACCTGAGGATTTTAATATTAAAGAGAAAGTTGAAGAGATTCTTGTGAAAGTTGAGGCTGATCAAAAACGGGCTAGAACGATGGATATTGATGACTTTATCAG GTTGTTACATGCGTTCAATGTAGAAGGCATACACTTCTCCTAA
- the LOC130901680 gene encoding nuclear pore complex protein Nup50 isoform X2 encodes MAGKRCATSELNHDNWDREEVPEEAGTFQKASDDSLKQRVIKTARRRNPISSVRVNDDNEKKSAFTSFTGFGKSSTPTSADFSFLSKINTPNTPPKQNGIEEKVENDKNDISSLKFNNNHSMDKSNDYFSKLKGLNQSVSNWIKKHVDTNPLINLQPIFRDYEKYFEELEKEKILKPPDVNNADSIVFKPTTSVPDSTTEKKQSDTAVTTKVSKESSSITSKPPSTAGSFSFDVSNKETTQATSTTTPSFSFGSLPSNSSISQFSTSSPFTFGNVVKPVTSGGDNKEEVGGGEEEESETPPSNEFTPVVEKDHVYTVRCKVFVKKDDKFGDRGVGSLYLKPIADTEKIQLVVRADTNLGNVLLNFILSENIPMKRLGKKDVMLVCVPTPEVKPPPVPVLIRVKSSEEADKLLETLEKYKK; translated from the exons ATGGCTGGAAAACGATGCGCTACTAGTGAATTGAACCATGACAATTGGGACAGAGAAGAGGTCCCCGAGGAGGCAGGTACATTCCAAAAAGCATCAGACGACTCGTTGAAACAGAGAGTAATAAAAACAGCTCGAAGACGAAATCCTATTTCATCAGTGAGGGTCAACGATGATAATGAAAAGAAAAGTGCCTTCACATCTTTTACGGGTTTTGGAAAGTCGTCTACACCTACGTCTGctgatttttcgtttttatcaaaaataaatactccaAACACCCCGCCGAAACAAAAtggaattgaagaaaaagtggaaaacgataaaaatgatatttcttccttgaagtttaataataatcattcaATGGATAAAtcgaatgattatttttcaaaattgaaaggTTTAAATCAAAGTGTCTCTAATTGGATCAAAAAACACGTAGATACAAACCCACTTATAAATCTACAACCAATATTCCGTGATTATGAGAAATATTTCGAAGAactagaaaaagagaaaattctaAAGCCGCCGGATGTTAATAACGCGGATTCAATAGTTTTTAAACCGACAACTAGTGTTCCTGATAGTACTACAGAGAAAAAGCAATCAGATACTGCTGTAACAACTAAAGTTTCCAAGGAAAGTAGCAGTATTACAAGTAAACCTCCATCTACAGCTGGATCTTTTTCATTCG ATGTCAGTAATAAAGAAACTACACAAGCTACAAGTACAACAACCCCTTCGTTTTCTTTTGGATCTTTACCTTCTAATTCGTCCATTTCACAATTTTCTACTTCTTCTCCATTTACGTTTGGAAATGTAGTTAAACCAGTTACAAGTGGAGGTGATAATAAAGAAGAAGTAGGAggaggagaagaagaagaaagtgaaaCACCACCTTCTAATGAATTCAccccggtcgtggaaaaggatCATGTTTATACCGTCAG atgTAAAGTATTTGTGAAAAAAGATGACAAATTCGGTGACAGAGGTGTGGGGAGTCTTTATTTGAAACCTATAGCGGATACGGAAAAAATTCAACTTGTAGTTAGAGCCGATACAAACCTCGGTAACGTTCTTctgaattttatattatcagAAAACATACCGATGAAGAGGTTAGGGAAAAAAGATGTAATGTTGGTATGTGTGCCGACTCCAGAAGTGAAACCACCACCAGTTCCTGTTTTAATACGAGTAAAATCATCAGAAGAAGCCGATAAACTATTAGAAACCCTggaaaaatacaagaaatag